In the Perca flavescens isolate YP-PL-M2 chromosome 20, PFLA_1.0, whole genome shotgun sequence genome, one interval contains:
- the gmfb gene encoding glia maturation factor beta: MSESLVVCDVDEDLVKKLRQFRFRKETNNAAIVMKIDKEKQLVILEEEHEDISPDDLKDELPERQPRFIVYSYKYEHDDGRVSYPLCFIFSSPVGCRPEQQMMYAGSKNKLVQTVELSKVFEIRNTEDLTEEWLREKLGFFG, from the exons AGTGAATCACTGGTGGTGTGTGATGTGGACGAAGATCTGGTTAAAAAGCTGAGGCAGttccgtttcaggaaggagacCAATAATGCGGCCATCGTTA TGAAGATTGATAAAGAAAAGCAGCTGGTGATTCTTGAGGAGGAACATGAG gatattTCTCCTGATGATCTAAAGGATGAACTGCCTGAGCGACAGCCAAG ATTTATCGTCTACAGTTATAAATACGAACATGACGATGGACGGGTTTCCTATCCTCTCTGCTTCATCTTCTCCAGTCCAGTGG GTTGCAGACCAGAGCAGCAGATGATGTACGCaggaagcaaaaacaaactggtgCAAACTGTTGAACTGTCTAAG GTGTTTGAGATCAGAAACACAGAGGACCTAACGGAGGAATGGCTTAGAGAGAAACTTGGGTTCTTCGGTTAA